One part of the Bdellovibrio sp. KM01 genome encodes these proteins:
- the rpsG gene encoding 30S ribosomal protein S7: MSRRKKTFKREVIPDPVFKDLVIAKFVNKMMIQGKKATAQKLFYGALKELEGKVAGEEPMAVFKKALENCKPSIEVRSRRVGGATYQVPVDVRPTRRLALAMRWLVEYSRERGEKDYAKRLAGEFIDAYNNRGNSIKKKDEVHRMAEANKAFSHYNW; the protein is encoded by the coding sequence ATGTCACGTCGTAAAAAGACCTTTAAAAGAGAAGTAATTCCAGATCCAGTTTTTAAAGATCTAGTTATTGCTAAATTCGTTAATAAAATGATGATCCAAGGTAAAAAAGCTACTGCACAGAAGCTTTTCTACGGAGCATTGAAAGAGCTTGAAGGTAAAGTTGCTGGCGAAGAGCCAATGGCTGTATTCAAAAAAGCCCTTGAAAACTGCAAACCTTCTATCGAAGTTCGTTCTCGCCGTGTAGGTGGAGCGACATACCAAGTTCCAGTTGATGTTCGTCCAACTCGTCGTTTGGCTTTGGCTATGCGTTGGTTGGTAGAATACTCTCGTGAACGTGGCGAAAAAGACTACGCTAAGCGTTTGGCTGGCGAATTCATCGATGCTTACAACAATAGAGGTAACTCTATTAAGAAGAAAGATGAAGTTCACCGTATGGCTGAAGCTAATAAGGCTTTCTCTCACTACAATTGGTAA
- the fusA gene encoding elongation factor G — protein sequence MSAKDPKVVADLKYTRNIGIMAHIDAGKTTTTERILYYTGKSHKIGEVHDGQATMDWMVQEQERGITITSAATMAFWKDHRINIIDTPGHVDFTIEVERSLRVLDGAVAVFDGVNGVEPQSETVWKQADKYKVPRICFINKMDRVGADFVMSYGTIKERLQANPIPVQVPIGMEDTFRGVVDLLENRAYIWTTSGMGDNFEITDVPNDMKEEINRFRTEVVEKIVEFDDVLLEKYLNGEEVTVAELKAALRKGTLELKAFPVFCGAAFKNKGIQPLLDGVIDYLPSPIEVPDIVGHDPERPEKEILCKTDFDAHVAALAFKIANDPFAGSLTYIRVYSGEVKMGDQLLNPRTQKKERIQKLVKMHANSREEVASLKAGDIGAVVGLKFTGTGDTLCETSHAVVLESITFPEPVIAVAIEAKSSADQEKMLAGLEKLQKEDPSCKLRNDPETGQILLSGMGELHLDILVDRLLREHKVQANVGKPQVSYRETITTAASDTHVYEREIAGDMNFASVSLTIEPISQADHIQFVSKVSLSKEFTAPFLKAIESGFREAAEVGPLASYSMLGIKGTLTAVEVRPETSTEMAFKAATSLAFRDAVKKAQVELMEPIFKLEVTCPDDFVGNIVGDLNSRRGKILTMNVKPGGGQVIFAEAPLASLFGYATDVRSLSQGRASFSMEFLEYAVVPAKVKTEILHKMGRY from the coding sequence ATGTCAGCTAAAGATCCAAAAGTTGTAGCTGATCTCAAGTATACTCGTAATATCGGCATCATGGCACACATTGATGCCGGTAAAACGACGACCACCGAGCGCATCCTTTACTACACTGGAAAAAGTCATAAAATTGGTGAAGTTCACGACGGCCAGGCCACTATGGACTGGATGGTTCAAGAACAAGAGCGCGGTATTACAATTACCTCCGCTGCCACTATGGCGTTCTGGAAAGACCACCGCATTAACATTATCGATACTCCGGGGCACGTTGACTTCACTATTGAAGTTGAACGTTCTTTGCGCGTTCTTGATGGTGCGGTAGCAGTGTTCGATGGCGTTAACGGTGTCGAGCCTCAGTCTGAAACTGTCTGGAAGCAAGCTGACAAGTACAAAGTACCAAGAATCTGTTTTATCAATAAAATGGACCGTGTGGGCGCTGATTTTGTGATGTCTTATGGGACAATCAAAGAGCGTCTTCAGGCGAATCCAATCCCAGTTCAAGTTCCAATCGGCATGGAAGATACATTCCGTGGCGTTGTCGATTTGCTAGAAAATCGCGCATACATTTGGACGACATCCGGTATGGGTGACAACTTCGAAATTACCGATGTTCCTAACGACATGAAGGAAGAGATCAATCGCTTCCGCACAGAAGTCGTTGAGAAGATCGTTGAGTTTGACGATGTTCTTCTTGAGAAATATCTCAATGGAGAAGAAGTGACTGTGGCAGAGTTGAAAGCAGCTCTTCGCAAAGGCACTCTTGAATTGAAAGCGTTCCCAGTATTCTGTGGAGCTGCCTTTAAAAACAAAGGTATTCAACCTTTGCTTGATGGTGTGATTGATTACCTTCCATCACCTATCGAAGTTCCGGATATCGTGGGTCACGATCCAGAGCGCCCTGAAAAAGAAATCCTATGCAAAACTGATTTCGACGCCCATGTGGCGGCACTGGCATTCAAAATTGCCAATGATCCGTTCGCAGGTTCTTTGACTTACATCCGTGTTTATTCCGGTGAAGTTAAAATGGGTGATCAACTTTTGAATCCTCGTACTCAGAAAAAAGAGCGTATTCAAAAGCTGGTAAAAATGCATGCGAACTCCCGTGAGGAAGTTGCGAGCTTGAAGGCTGGCGATATCGGTGCGGTGGTTGGTCTTAAGTTCACAGGTACTGGTGATACTCTTTGTGAAACTTCCCATGCAGTTGTTCTTGAATCTATTACTTTCCCAGAGCCAGTTATTGCTGTGGCAATCGAAGCGAAATCTTCTGCTGATCAAGAGAAGATGTTGGCTGGCCTCGAGAAACTTCAAAAAGAAGATCCATCTTGTAAGTTGAGAAATGACCCTGAAACCGGGCAGATCCTTCTTTCGGGAATGGGTGAGCTTCATTTGGATATCCTGGTGGACCGCCTTCTTCGCGAGCACAAAGTGCAGGCGAACGTTGGTAAGCCTCAAGTATCTTACCGCGAAACCATTACGACGGCGGCTTCCGATACTCATGTTTATGAGCGTGAAATTGCCGGCGATATGAACTTCGCATCAGTGAGCTTAACGATTGAGCCGATCTCTCAAGCAGATCACATTCAGTTCGTTAGCAAAGTCTCATTGTCTAAAGAGTTTACAGCTCCGTTCTTAAAGGCGATCGAAAGCGGCTTCCGTGAAGCAGCTGAGGTGGGTCCTTTAGCGAGCTATTCTATGCTAGGTATTAAGGGCACTTTAACAGCTGTTGAAGTTCGTCCAGAAACGTCCACTGAGATGGCTTTCAAGGCCGCGACCTCGTTGGCGTTCAGAGATGCCGTTAAAAAAGCCCAAGTAGAGCTGATGGAGCCGATCTTTAAGCTTGAAGTGACTTGCCCTGATGATTTTGTGGGCAATATCGTGGGCGACTTGAACTCGCGTCGTGGAAAAATTCTCACGATGAATGTGAAGCCAGGGGGCGGGCAGGTTATCTTTGCCGAGGCTCCATTGGCCTCTCTATTCGGTTATGCGACGGACGTGCGCAGTTTAAGCCAGGGTAGAGCAAGTTTCAGCATGGAATTTTTAGAGTACGCCGTGGTCCCTGCAAAGGTGAAAACGGAAATTCTACATAAAATGGGAAGATATTAA
- the rpsJ gene encoding 30S ribosomal protein S10 has translation MQSQKIRIRLKAFDHKLLDQSTKEIVETARRTGAKVAGPIPLPTRINRYTVLRSPHVDKKSREQFEVRTHKRMLDILEPTQQTVDQLMKLDLSAGVDVEIKLSAI, from the coding sequence ATGCAAAGTCAGAAGATTAGAATCAGATTGAAGGCATTCGATCATAAATTGCTTGATCAGTCGACGAAAGAAATCGTTGAGACTGCTCGTCGCACAGGCGCAAAAGTTGCGGGTCCAATTCCCTTGCCTACTCGCATCAATCGCTACACAGTACTTCGTTCTCCACACGTAGATAAAAAATCTCGTGAACAATTCGAAGTAAGAACTCACAAGCGTATGCTTGATATCCTTGAACCTACGCAACAAACAGTAGACCAACTAATGAAGTTGGACCTATCTGCTGGTGTTGACGTTGAAATCAAATTGTCGGCGATCTAG
- the rplC gene encoding 50S ribosomal protein L3 codes for MSETTENTQTSAQGLKLNGLFAFKEGMATIYNEQGEAIPVTVLRYEPWFVSQIKTNEADGYEAIQVACEPKKAKNSNKAEQGHLKGAGFENGARFVKELRQAIPEGLTVGAQVSIDSLSKGDTVKMTAKSKGKGFAGVMKRWNFAGGPGSHGSKFHRRPGSSGNRTWPGRVMPGKKFPGHLGNETVTVKNVEIVEINHAENVVMVKGPVPGAKNTLVKLVRV; via the coding sequence GTGAGCGAAACTACAGAAAACACACAAACGTCTGCACAAGGCCTAAAGCTCAATGGCTTGTTTGCATTCAAAGAAGGTATGGCTACCATCTACAATGAACAAGGTGAAGCTATCCCAGTTACAGTTCTTCGTTATGAGCCATGGTTTGTTTCTCAAATCAAAACTAACGAAGCAGATGGTTACGAAGCTATTCAAGTAGCTTGCGAACCTAAAAAAGCTAAAAATTCAAACAAAGCTGAACAAGGTCACCTTAAAGGTGCTGGCTTCGAAAATGGCGCGAGATTCGTAAAAGAACTTCGTCAAGCTATTCCAGAAGGTCTTACAGTAGGCGCGCAAGTATCTATCGACTCTTTGTCTAAAGGTGACACTGTTAAAATGACAGCGAAATCTAAAGGTAAAGGTTTTGCGGGCGTTATGAAGCGTTGGAACTTCGCCGGTGGACCTGGTTCACACGGTTCTAAATTCCACCGTCGTCCGGGTTCTTCTGGTAACAGAACATGGCCAGGCCGTGTAATGCCAGGTAAGAAATTCCCAGGTCATCTTGGTAACGAAACAGTAACTGTTAAGAACGTTGAAATCGTTGAGATCAATCACGCTGAAAACGTAGTTATGGTTAAGGGTCCAGTTCCAGGTGCGAAAAACACTTTGGTGAAATTGGTGAGAGTGTAA
- the rplD gene encoding 50S ribosomal protein L4 — protein MATVNVLNWKKEKVGSIDLASDVFETPIKKEVLHTVVQWQLASRRQGTHMTKTKGLVSGGGKKPFKQKGTGGARQGSSRSILMPGGGTAFGPQPRSYAFVLPKKVRRLGLSMALSHLQKEGKLFVVDSMQSEGKTAELSKRLKAFGLKKAVLIDANVNDKFNQASKNLPTFKYFPVEGLNVFDLLKYDAAVITKDSVAKIVDRCSMEKA, from the coding sequence ATGGCAACAGTAAATGTACTTAACTGGAAAAAAGAAAAAGTTGGATCTATCGATCTTGCTTCTGATGTTTTCGAAACTCCTATTAAAAAAGAAGTTTTGCACACAGTAGTTCAATGGCAATTGGCTAGCCGTCGCCAAGGTACTCACATGACTAAAACAAAAGGTCTAGTGAGTGGTGGTGGTAAAAAGCCTTTCAAACAAAAAGGTACTGGTGGAGCTCGTCAAGGTTCTAGCCGTTCTATCTTGATGCCTGGTGGTGGTACTGCTTTCGGTCCTCAGCCTCGCAGCTACGCGTTCGTACTTCCTAAAAAAGTTCGTCGCTTAGGTTTGAGCATGGCACTTTCTCACCTTCAAAAAGAAGGCAAGTTGTTCGTAGTAGACAGCATGCAATCTGAAGGTAAAACAGCTGAGTTGAGCAAACGTCTTAAAGCGTTCGGCTTGAAAAAAGCAGTTTTGATCGATGCAAATGTTAACGACAAGTTCAATCAAGCTTCAAAAAATCTTCCAACATTCAAATACTTCCCAGTTGAAGGTTTGAACGTGTTTGATCTTTTGAAATACGATGCAGCAGTAATCACTAAAGATTCTGTAGCGAAAATCGTAGATCGCTGCTCAATGGAGAAAGCGTAA
- the rplW gene encoding 50S ribosomal protein L23, translated as MKQVIKTPLITEKNTYHNAAGVYVFEVDMKSTKTDVKAAVEKNFKVKVDSVRTSVCRGHSKNSKFGATKVPYWKKAYVKLVEGEKIALFEGV; from the coding sequence ATGAAACAAGTAATTAAAACTCCACTAATCACGGAGAAAAACACATACCACAACGCAGCTGGTGTTTACGTGTTCGAAGTAGATATGAAATCTACAAAAACAGACGTAAAAGCAGCAGTAGAAAAGAACTTCAAAGTTAAAGTGGACAGCGTGAGAACTAGCGTTTGCCGCGGTCACTCTAAAAATTCGAAGTTTGGTGCAACTAAGGTCCCTTACTGGAAAAAAGCTTACGTTAAGCTTGTTGAAGGTGAGAAGATCGCTCTTTTTGAGGGAGTATAG
- the rplB gene encoding 50S ribosomal protein L2, producing MGIKTFAPRSHGRRGMTGFDFKEITKTTPEKSLLAPLKKQAARNNHGQITIRHQGGGHKRKYRLIDFKRIKLEVPAKVAAIEYDPNRTCRIALLNYVDGQKAYIIAPVGLNVGDTVLSSDKADIKPGNSLSLSAIPVGTVIHNIELRPGKGGQICRGAGASATLAGKGDMYCQVRMPSGELKQVLSVCRASIGQVGNTDNENINLGKAGRSRWRGIRPSVRGMHMNPVDHPLGGGEGVGKGHHPVTPWGQPCKGYKTRHNKRTDSSIIKRRK from the coding sequence ATGGGTATCAAGACGTTCGCCCCGCGCTCTCATGGTCGTAGAGGAATGACTGGTTTCGATTTCAAAGAAATCACAAAGACAACTCCAGAGAAGTCTTTGCTTGCTCCTCTTAAGAAACAAGCAGCTCGTAACAATCACGGTCAAATTACTATTCGTCACCAAGGTGGCGGTCATAAACGTAAGTACCGTTTGATTGATTTCAAACGTATTAAACTAGAAGTGCCAGCGAAAGTTGCTGCGATCGAGTACGATCCAAACAGAACTTGCCGTATCGCTCTTCTTAACTATGTAGACGGTCAGAAAGCATACATCATCGCGCCAGTTGGCTTGAATGTAGGCGACACTGTACTTTCTTCAGACAAAGCCGACATCAAACCAGGTAACTCTTTGTCTTTGTCAGCTATCCCTGTTGGTACAGTAATTCACAATATCGAATTGCGCCCAGGTAAAGGTGGTCAAATTTGCAGAGGTGCAGGTGCGAGCGCGACTTTGGCTGGTAAAGGTGATATGTACTGCCAAGTACGTATGCCATCTGGTGAGTTGAAGCAGGTTCTTTCAGTATGCCGCGCTTCTATCGGTCAAGTTGGAAATACTGACAATGAAAATATCAATCTTGGTAAAGCAGGTCGCTCTCGTTGGAGAGGTATCCGTCCTTCAGTTCGTGGTATGCACATGAATCCAGTAGACCATCCATTGGGTGGTGGTGAAGGTGTGGGTAAAGGTCATCATCCTGTAACTCCATGGGGTCAACCATGTAAAGGTTACAAGACAAGACATAATAAGAGAACTGACTCTTCAATCATCAAGAGACGTAAGTAG
- the rpsS gene encoding 30S ribosomal protein S19 — protein sequence MARSIKKGPFVDLSVQKKIDNAIAKNDKKVIKTWSRRSTILPETIGLTFAVHNGRKFVPVYITENMIGHKLGEFAPTRTFQGHAEKKAAAPAAAKK from the coding sequence GTGGCACGCTCAATTAAAAAAGGTCCATTTGTTGATTTGTCTGTACAAAAGAAAATCGACAATGCGATCGCAAAAAACGACAAAAAAGTTATTAAAACTTGGTCTCGTCGCTCAACAATTCTTCCAGAAACTATCGGACTTACGTTCGCAGTTCACAACGGTAGAAAGTTCGTTCCAGTTTACATCACTGAGAACATGATTGGTCACAAACTCGGTGAGTTTGCTCCAACTAGAACTTTCCAAGGCCACGCTGAGAAGAAAGCCGCAGCTCCAGCTGCTGCTAAGAAGTAG
- the rplV gene encoding 50S ribosomal protein L22, with the protein MEVKASLKYARVGAQKARLVADLVRGKDVNEAVKTLTFLNKKTAGMVKKLIESAVANAEYKKVMDVDNLVVKAIWVDQGPVLKRFRPRAQGRAFGVRKKTSHINVVLEEK; encoded by the coding sequence ATGGAAGTTAAAGCTAGCCTAAAATACGCAAGAGTAGGTGCCCAAAAGGCAAGACTTGTTGCAGACCTAGTTCGCGGCAAAGACGTGAACGAAGCTGTTAAAACTCTTACTTTCTTGAACAAAAAAACTGCAGGTATGGTAAAGAAACTTATCGAATCTGCTGTTGCTAACGCTGAATACAAAAAAGTTATGGACGTAGATAACTTGGTTGTTAAAGCCATCTGGGTTGATCAAGGTCCGGTTCTTAAGAGATTCCGTCCACGCGCTCAAGGCCGTGCATTCGGTGTTCGTAAGAAAACAAGCCACATCAACGTAGTACTTGAGGAGAAATAA